One segment of Polaribacter huanghezhanensis DNA contains the following:
- a CDS encoding 3'-5' exonuclease, producing MKLKLEKPIVFFDLETTGINIGTDKIVEISILKVFPNGNKESKTWLVNPEVEIPKEASDIHGITNEQVVTEPTFKELAPQVSELIADCDLAGFNSNRFDIPLLAEELMRVGIDFNMNNRKAIDVQVIFHKKEQRTLSAGYQFYCGKELEGAHGAEADTNATYEILLAQLEKYDDIGTSVADLSAFSSHGKRADFAGFILFNDDDQEMFSFGKYKGRTVEEVFKENPGYNNWMQNADFPLFTKKVLAEIKERMSVSKNTMTDEEKLTALQQKFNLK from the coding sequence ATGAAATTAAAACTAGAAAAACCAATCGTATTTTTCGATTTAGAAACCACAGGAATTAATATAGGAACGGATAAAATTGTAGAAATATCCATTTTAAAAGTGTTTCCGAACGGAAATAAAGAGAGTAAAACGTGGTTGGTAAATCCAGAAGTTGAGATTCCAAAAGAAGCATCAGATATTCATGGGATTACAAACGAACAAGTAGTTACAGAACCAACGTTTAAAGAATTAGCACCACAAGTAAGCGAGTTAATTGCAGATTGTGATTTGGCCGGGTTTAATTCCAATCGTTTTGACATTCCGTTGTTGGCAGAAGAATTAATGCGCGTTGGCATCGATTTTAATATGAACAATAGAAAAGCAATTGATGTACAAGTAATTTTTCATAAAAAAGAGCAAAGAACCTTAAGCGCCGGGTATCAATTTTACTGCGGAAAAGAATTAGAAGGAGCGCATGGAGCGGAAGCAGACACAAACGCAACCTACGAAATTTTATTAGCACAATTAGAAAAATACGATGATATCGGAACCTCTGTAGCAGATTTAAGTGCGTTTTCATCACACGGAAAAAGAGCAGATTTTGCTGGGTTTATTTTGTTTAATGATGATGATCAAGAAATGTTTTCTTTCGGAAAGTACAAAGGAAGAACGGTGGAAGAAGTTTTTAAAGAAAACCCAGGGTATAATAATTGGATGCAAAATGCAGATTTTCCGTTGTTTACAAAGAAAGTATTAGCGGAAATTAAAGAACGCATGTCTGTTTCTAAAAACACGATGACTGACGAAGAAAAACTAACTGCTTTACAGCAAAAATTTAATTTGAAATAG
- a CDS encoding glycoside hydrolase family 3 N-terminal domain-containing protein, translating into MKNSLMLLFVFCFLGLQAQSKDPLQTKDKEAQEKWVDNILNNMTNEEKIGQLFMVQAYSTNDTLNEKLVEELIQKYHAGNLIFMQGTPEKQAELTNKYQTLSKYPLLIAIDAEWGLDMRLQNSFRYPWNMALGAIQDNSLIEQFGEQLGKHCKRLGIHINFAPVVDININPKNPIIGNRSFGENKYNVTDKAIAFTRGMQRFGVLANAKHFPGHGDTASDSHHTLPVINFDATRLDTLELYPYYKLFDENLASVMTAHLSIPKLEPNKKLPSSLSHKITTGLLKEKMGFKGLIITDGLNMKAAADFATSKEINLAAILAGNDVLLIPHEVPETMDYFLKAIQDKKLTIERLNESVRKILKAKYWAGLQNYKPIDLNNLNEDLNTKTDELLRRKLIENSVTVIKNEDDIIPIQDLEKQQIAYVKLGDDDHTPFVTMLNKYAKVAVVSADNTADLLSKLKPYNLVIIGYHISNDHPWKNFKFKKEDIAKIQQIAKAKKVILDVFASPYSLLDFTSFKNIEGLVVSYQNSNVAQEISAQQLFGAIKTNGKLPVSIHKKFKEGFGLYTTTLSRLKYGLPEEVKMSSIKLAEIDVLANEVIKKKMTPGMQILVARDGRVIYQKSFGYHTNDSLLKVQNFDIYDVASLTKILATLPMVIKAVGEGEFRIATKLRYLLPETKGTNKGTLTLKEILSHNARLKAWIPFYKLTQDSITHLKLPGFYSDKKSKKYSIEVAKNLFLISSYKDSIYKKIEEADQREKEGYKYSDLGFYMLKRTLEERYKKPLNILADENFYAPLGASRTSYLPLKKFPLNEIIPTEKDAYFRDQLLQGYVHDMGAAMLGGVGGHAGLFANANDVAKIMQMYLQNGYYGGKRYLKSATVKMFNKRYYEDKKIRRGLGFDKPQLDPDIEATCGCVSDESFGHSGFTGTYTWADPKSRIVYVFLSNRVYPTMENNGLITENIRTKIQQIIQDAILP; encoded by the coding sequence ATGAAAAATAGTTTAATGCTACTTTTTGTGTTTTGTTTTCTTGGATTGCAAGCACAATCTAAAGATCCACTACAAACGAAAGACAAAGAAGCTCAAGAAAAATGGGTTGATAACATTTTAAATAACATGACCAATGAAGAAAAAATTGGCCAATTATTTATGGTGCAAGCGTATTCTACAAACGATACTCTGAATGAGAAATTAGTGGAAGAATTGATCCAAAAATATCATGCTGGAAACTTAATTTTTATGCAAGGAACTCCAGAGAAACAAGCGGAATTAACCAATAAATACCAAACATTGTCTAAATATCCATTATTGATAGCAATTGATGCAGAATGGGGATTAGACATGCGTTTGCAAAACTCGTTTCGCTATCCATGGAATATGGCTTTGGGAGCGATCCAAGACAATTCTTTAATAGAACAATTTGGAGAACAATTAGGAAAACATTGTAAACGATTAGGAATTCACATTAATTTTGCGCCCGTTGTTGATATCAATATCAATCCAAAAAACCCAATTATAGGAAACCGTTCTTTCGGAGAAAATAAATACAATGTAACAGATAAAGCAATTGCTTTTACGCGCGGAATGCAACGTTTTGGAGTGTTGGCAAACGCAAAACATTTTCCAGGTCATGGAGATACAGCTTCAGATTCTCATCACACTTTACCTGTTATAAATTTTGATGCAACGCGTTTAGATACCTTAGAATTGTATCCGTATTATAAATTGTTTGATGAAAATTTAGCAAGCGTTATGACGGCGCATTTGAGCATTCCTAAATTAGAACCGAACAAAAAATTACCATCTTCTTTATCTCATAAAATAACAACAGGATTGTTAAAAGAAAAAATGGGTTTTAAAGGATTAATTATAACTGATGGATTGAATATGAAAGCTGCTGCAGATTTTGCAACGTCAAAAGAAATTAATTTAGCGGCAATTTTAGCAGGAAATGATGTGTTGTTAATTCCGCACGAAGTTCCAGAAACAATGGACTATTTTCTAAAAGCAATTCAAGATAAAAAGTTAACCATTGAAAGATTAAACGAATCTGTTCGCAAAATTTTAAAAGCAAAATATTGGGCTGGATTGCAAAATTACAAACCAATAGATTTAAACAATTTAAATGAAGATTTAAATACCAAAACGGATGAATTGCTGCGTAGAAAATTGATCGAAAATTCGGTTACTGTTATAAAAAATGAAGATGATATAATTCCGATTCAAGATTTAGAGAAACAGCAAATTGCGTACGTAAAATTAGGTGATGATGACCATACGCCATTTGTTACCATGTTAAATAAGTATGCGAAAGTAGCTGTTGTTTCTGCTGATAATACTGCCGATTTACTATCAAAATTAAAACCATATAATTTAGTAATTATTGGATATCATATTTCAAACGATCATCCTTGGAAAAATTTTAAATTTAAAAAAGAAGACATTGCTAAAATTCAACAAATAGCAAAAGCCAAAAAAGTAATTTTAGATGTTTTTGCAAGTCCGTACAGTTTGTTAGATTTTACGTCTTTTAAAAATATAGAAGGTTTGGTGGTGTCGTATCAGAACAGTAATGTTGCGCAAGAAATTTCTGCACAACAATTATTTGGCGCGATTAAAACTAATGGGAAATTACCAGTTTCTATACATAAAAAATTTAAAGAAGGCTTTGGTTTATACACCACAACATTAAGTAGATTAAAATACGGATTGCCAGAAGAAGTAAAAATGTCTTCTATAAAATTGGCAGAAATTGATGTACTAGCAAACGAAGTAATTAAAAAAAAAATGACTCCGGGAATGCAAATCCTAGTCGCAAGAGACGGAAGAGTAATTTATCAGAAAAGCTTTGGGTATCACACCAATGATTCGCTTTTAAAAGTTCAAAATTTTGACATTTATGATGTTGCTTCTTTAACAAAAATTCTTGCAACTTTACCAATGGTAATAAAAGCTGTAGGCGAAGGAGAATTTAGAATTGCTACAAAATTAAGATACTTATTGCCAGAAACAAAAGGTACAAATAAAGGTACTTTAACTTTAAAGGAAATCTTATCTCATAACGCTAGATTAAAAGCGTGGATTCCGTTTTATAAATTAACTCAAGATAGCATTACTCATTTAAAGTTGCCAGGTTTTTACAGTGATAAGAAATCAAAAAAATACTCTATAGAAGTTGCTAAAAATTTGTTTTTAATATCTTCTTATAAAGATTCTATTTATAAAAAGATAGAAGAGGCAGATCAAAGAGAAAAGGAAGGATATAAATACAGCGATTTGGGTTTTTATATGTTAAAAAGAACTCTTGAAGAACGATATAAAAAGCCTTTAAATATATTAGCTGATGAAAATTTTTATGCTCCTTTAGGCGCGAGTAGAACCAGTTATTTACCGTTGAAAAAGTTTCCATTAAATGAAATTATTCCAACAGAAAAAGACGCGTATTTTAGAGATCAATTATTACAAGGATATGTGCACGATATGGGTGCGGCAATGTTAGGCGGAGTTGGCGGTCATGCGGGTTTATTTGCAAACGCAAATGATGTAGCAAAAATAATGCAAATGTATTTACAAAACGGATATTACGGCGGTAAAAGATATTTAAAAAGTGCTACCGTAAAAATGTTTAATAAACGCTATTACGAAGATAAAAAAATACGAAGAGGTTTGGGTTTTGACAAGCCACAATTAGACCCAGATATTGAAGCAACTTGTGGTTGTGTTTCTGATGAAAGTTTTGGGCACAGTGGTTTTACTGGAACCTATACTTGGGCAGATCCAAAAAGTAGAATTGTCTATGTTTTTTTATCGAATAGAGTGTACCCAACAATGGAAAATAATGGTTTGATTACAGAAAATATAAGAACAAAAATTCAGCAAATTATACAAGACGCTATTTTACCGTAG
- a CDS encoding Crp/Fnr family transcriptional regulator, which translates to MSKCEQCIVRQLNSLKTLTAKELSKISACKTTRIIKKGETLFDEGDHINGVFCISAGICKVSKMSANGREQIIHLVNKGDFLGERSLINDDVANLKATAIHDMEVCFIPRDEIIDDLKQNPEFSMSVLKDMAMSLKNAHNLIVDMAQKTVKQRLAEMLLSLDKKFGHNRDSNLDIHLSREDIANIIGTATESAIRLLSEFKREEIISLKGKNISLLNVPKLKKIAQGF; encoded by the coding sequence ATGAGCAAATGTGAGCAATGTATAGTCAGGCAGTTAAACTCTTTAAAAACATTAACGGCAAAAGAACTTTCAAAAATTTCTGCGTGTAAAACAACAAGAATCATAAAAAAAGGAGAAACCCTTTTTGATGAAGGCGACCATATAAATGGTGTTTTTTGTATTAGTGCTGGCATTTGTAAAGTTTCTAAAATGAGTGCTAACGGAAGAGAACAAATTATCCATTTAGTAAATAAAGGCGACTTTTTAGGAGAACGAAGTTTAATTAATGATGACGTTGCTAACTTAAAAGCTACTGCAATTCATGATATGGAAGTTTGTTTTATCCCAAGAGATGAAATTATTGATGATTTAAAACAAAATCCTGAATTTTCTATGAGTGTTTTAAAAGACATGGCAATGTCTTTAAAAAACGCCCACAACTTAATTGTAGATATGGCGCAAAAAACAGTAAAACAACGTTTGGCTGAAATGTTGCTAAGTTTAGATAAAAAATTCGGTCATAATAGAGACAGTAATTTAGACATTCACTTATCAAGAGAAGATATTGCCAACATCATTGGTACTGCAACAGAATCTGCAATCCGTTTATTATCAGAATTTAAAAGAGAAGAAATTATTTCTTTAAAAGGAAAAAACATCTCTTTATTAAATGTTCCTAAACTTAAAAAAATAGCGCAAGGATTTTAA
- a CDS encoding cation diffusion facilitator family transporter yields MNNEKTAIQTTYFSIIGNVALALIKGLAGFFGNSYALIADAIESTTDIFASFLVLIGFKYAERPADKNHPYGHGKIEPLITFGVVAFLVVSATLIAYESIQNIQTPHKVPKSWTLIVLGLIIIWKEISFQIVIKKSKQTNSSSLKADAWHHRSDAITSVMAFIGVSIAIIYGKGYETADDWAALFASAFILYNSYLILRPALGEVMDEQLYDNLILEIRKKSIEVEGVLGTEKCFVRKAGMKFHVDLHVIVNSKISVKVGHDIAHALKDYLRKEISNLEQVLIHIEPNE; encoded by the coding sequence ATGAACAACGAAAAAACAGCAATACAAACGACGTATTTTAGTATTATTGGAAATGTTGCTTTAGCATTGATAAAAGGACTTGCTGGTTTTTTTGGTAATTCTTATGCTTTAATTGCAGATGCAATTGAATCAACAACAGATATTTTTGCTTCATTTTTAGTTTTAATAGGTTTTAAATATGCCGAACGACCTGCGGATAAAAATCATCCATATGGACATGGAAAGATTGAACCTCTAATTACATTTGGAGTCGTTGCCTTTCTTGTTGTTTCTGCTACATTAATAGCATATGAAAGTATTCAAAACATTCAGACTCCTCATAAAGTTCCAAAATCTTGGACTTTGATTGTCTTAGGGTTAATAATTATTTGGAAAGAAATATCATTTCAAATTGTTATCAAAAAAAGCAAACAAACCAATAGCTCCTCACTTAAAGCAGACGCTTGGCATCACAGAAGCGATGCAATAACCTCGGTAATGGCTTTTATTGGAGTTTCAATAGCAATCATCTATGGAAAAGGCTATGAAACAGCAGATGATTGGGCTGCTTTATTTGCTTCTGCTTTTATTTTATATAACAGCTACTTAATTTTAAGACCAGCTTTAGGCGAAGTTATGGACGAACAACTTTATGACAATCTAATACTTGAAATTAGAAAAAAATCTATTGAAGTAGAAGGAGTTTTAGGAACAGAAAAGTGTTTTGTTAGAAAAGCTGGAATGAAATTTCATGTTGATTTACACGTAATTGTTAATAGTAAAATTTCTGTAAAAGTAGGACATGATATTGCACATGCACTAAAAGACTATTTGCGGAAAGAAATATCAAATTTAGAACAAGTGCTTATTCATATTGAACCGAATGAATAA
- a CDS encoding YaiO family outer membrane beta-barrel protein: MIKLNLFGKFLLLGFFLVTFQCFAQEKVFTGDPDTAFEKARNMAFNNQRKEAQELLKLIIAKYPSYLDLRSFLANTYSWDGNYKAAREGFAFVLKKDSKRKADWIAAIKNEFYAEVPYSANVLIKKAMVYYPKDPEILYQKARSEEKLNKPEDALYTLNEILKIDPTNEDALAYKVSLNDSFRLNSIGVSYSTLIYNKNERETSHYGTLKYSRQTKYGSITGKINYSKRFGTNSYQYEVDMYPRITEGLYAYVSGGFSNSDLFPSVRYGFELFKSLPKSFEASLGFRGLKFSTTTIIYTGSVGWYTGNSYWSFRTYVTPGDPGASKSGTLSYRKYFSDADNYFSLAIGFGFSPEVDRFPVNVNDIVVFDLKSQKFNAGYTFTSANKKNIWGTSFNLLREEKSFSRGDYYLIYSLGVSYSFRFR; the protein is encoded by the coding sequence ATGATAAAATTGAATCTTTTTGGTAAATTTTTGTTACTAGGGTTTTTCCTAGTGACATTTCAATGTTTTGCTCAGGAAAAAGTATTTACAGGCGATCCTGATACCGCTTTTGAAAAAGCGCGAAATATGGCATTTAACAACCAGCGTAAAGAAGCGCAAGAATTATTAAAACTCATCATAGCAAAGTATCCTAGTTATCTAGATTTACGATCTTTTTTAGCAAATACGTATTCTTGGGATGGTAATTATAAAGCAGCAAGAGAAGGTTTTGCTTTTGTTTTGAAAAAAGATTCAAAAAGAAAGGCAGATTGGATTGCGGCAATTAAAAACGAGTTTTATGCAGAAGTGCCATATTCTGCAAATGTTTTAATAAAAAAAGCAATGGTTTACTATCCAAAAGATCCAGAAATATTATATCAAAAAGCACGTTCTGAAGAAAAATTAAATAAACCAGAAGATGCTTTATATACCTTAAATGAAATTCTTAAAATTGATCCAACAAACGAAGATGCTTTAGCGTATAAAGTAAGTTTAAACGATTCATTTAGATTGAATTCTATTGGGGTAAGTTATTCAACATTAATTTATAATAAAAACGAAAGAGAAACATCGCATTATGGTACTTTAAAATATTCTAGACAAACTAAATACGGTAGTATAACAGGAAAAATAAATTACTCAAAACGATTTGGAACTAATAGTTACCAATACGAAGTAGATATGTATCCAAGAATTACAGAAGGCTTGTATGCTTATGTTAGTGGAGGTTTTTCTAATTCAGATTTGTTTCCAAGTGTACGATATGGTTTTGAATTATTCAAATCATTACCTAAAAGTTTTGAAGCATCGCTTGGGTTTAGAGGGTTAAAATTTTCTACAACAACAATTATTTACACTGGTTCTGTTGGATGGTATACAGGAAATTCTTATTGGTCTTTTAGAACCTATGTTACTCCTGGCGATCCAGGAGCAAGCAAATCAGGGACGTTATCGTATCGAAAATATTTTAGTGATGCTGATAATTATTTTAGTTTGGCAATTGGGTTTGGATTTTCTCCAGAAGTAGATCGATTTCCCGTAAATGTAAATGATATTGTTGTTTTTGATTTAAAATCACAAAAATTTAATGCAGGTTATACATTTACATCGGCAAATAAAAAAAATATTTGGGGAACTTCATTTAATCTTCTCAGAGAAGAAAAGAGTTTTTCTAGAGGTGATTATTATTTAATTTATTCCTTAGGAGTTTCTTATAGTTTTAGATTTAGATAG
- a CDS encoding lysophospholipid acyltransferase family protein has protein sequence MKQLWYNFVKTYIKTGLFFYTKKIKVVGKENIPKKGAVLFAVNHPNGLLDPLLVTTNVPRNTYYLVRAAAFKKPLIKKFLATLNLMPIYRIRDGVKELSKNTAVFNDCYDILNKQRALMIFPEGSHDKRRTVRYLSKGFTRIIFGAIEKYPTLKIMVIPVGITYQNASQFPCKVAIHYGKPIIANNFYDTNDINNSIRTIKEKVSNQLKELSVHIPADENYETILNELNSKNVDFTEVNTINNSIKTRKIRSQKERLNFVKPLYFLIVLNSIIPWIIWRISSKKVDETEFVDTFRFTLGTIIFPIFYSIQAVILYKFYTLEVAIIYGIATLLVQLLYSKFATTTVK, from the coding sequence TTGAAACAACTTTGGTATAACTTTGTAAAAACATATATTAAAACAGGTTTGTTTTTTTACACCAAAAAAATAAAGGTTGTAGGCAAAGAAAATATTCCTAAAAAAGGCGCAGTCCTTTTTGCGGTCAATCATCCAAACGGATTGTTAGACCCGTTATTAGTTACTACAAACGTACCAAGAAACACCTATTATTTAGTTAGAGCTGCAGCTTTTAAAAAACCGTTGATAAAAAAGTTTTTAGCTACTTTAAATTTAATGCCAATTTATAGAATTAGAGATGGCGTAAAAGAACTTTCTAAAAACACAGCCGTTTTTAATGATTGTTATGATATTTTAAACAAGCAAAGAGCTTTAATGATATTCCCTGAAGGAAGTCATGATAAAAGAAGAACTGTACGATACTTAAGCAAAGGTTTTACACGCATTATTTTTGGCGCTATTGAAAAATATCCAACGTTAAAAATTATGGTTATTCCGGTCGGAATTACCTATCAAAATGCAAGTCAATTTCCCTGTAAAGTTGCCATCCATTATGGCAAACCAATTATAGCAAATAACTTTTACGACACCAATGATATAAACAACTCTATACGCACTATTAAAGAAAAGGTTTCGAACCAACTAAAAGAATTGTCTGTTCATATTCCTGCGGATGAAAATTATGAAACTATTTTAAACGAATTAAATTCTAAAAATGTTGATTTTACTGAAGTTAACACGATTAACAACAGTATTAAAACAAGAAAAATAAGAAGTCAGAAAGAGCGTCTTAACTTTGTGAAACCGCTTTATTTTTTAATTGTTTTAAACAGTATTATTCCTTGGATAATTTGGCGAATTTCATCAAAAAAGGTTGATGAAACGGAGTTTGTAGATACCTTCAGATTTACTTTAGGGACAATTATTTTTCCTATTTTTTACAGTATTCAAGCTGTAATACTTTATAAATTCTACACCTTAGAGGTTGCCATAATTTATGGTATTGCAACTTTATTAGTACAATTATTATACAGTAAATTTGCTACAACTACGGTAAAATAG
- a CDS encoding ABC transporter ATPase — protein MFTEYSNLPNNSRVWMYQSDRVFTAQEIDFISTKAKDFIEQWTRHGDNLKGSFTIKYNQFLVLAVDEGFNNVSGCSIDASVRFVKELENELQIDLMNKMNVSFKDGDTINIVKLSDFQQFAKEQKITKETIVFNNMVQTKEEVENNWEVPASKSWHNRFMI, from the coding sequence ATGTTTACAGAATATAGCAATTTACCAAATAATTCTAGAGTTTGGATGTACCAATCCGATCGAGTTTTTACAGCCCAAGAAATCGATTTTATTTCTACAAAAGCCAAAGATTTTATAGAACAATGGACGCGACATGGCGATAATTTAAAAGGCTCGTTTACCATCAAATACAATCAGTTTTTAGTGTTGGCGGTTGATGAAGGTTTTAACAATGTTTCTGGTTGTTCTATAGATGCTTCTGTTCGTTTTGTAAAAGAGTTAGAAAACGAGTTGCAAATCGATTTAATGAACAAAATGAATGTTTCTTTTAAAGATGGCGACACTATTAATATTGTAAAATTATCCGATTTTCAACAGTTTGCAAAAGAGCAAAAAATAACCAAAGAAACCATCGTTTTTAACAATATGGTGCAAACCAAAGAAGAAGTAGAAAATAATTGGGAAGTTCCGGCAAGCAAGAGCTGGCATAATCGTTTTATGATATAA